The Coregonus clupeaformis isolate EN_2021a chromosome 8, ASM2061545v1, whole genome shotgun sequence genome has a segment encoding these proteins:
- the LOC123491379 gene encoding teashirt homolog 1-like, with product MPRRKQQAPRRSVAYGDEEEFKADDKIDEEHLQDDGLSLDGHDGEYLCNEDDDGGDRFSFQNSPLSNGTNPDAGYASPLSDTSDQLIDFQSTPSKDGLDKEEEEVIRGEVEHLKVPNGLSLQDSLAQMKAVYANLISDASWSSITMDMLRSNSNKVSSVISNSNGSSHKGSNVNPNSHANSLVNNNNHTNSNSSSGTSAPTNTTGNTTATSTANTFNNGTGVSTGSTGGVAYDWHQAALAKTLQHTPYNLLPEPSLFSTVQLYRQNNKLYGPVFTGASKFRCKDCSGAYDTLVGLTVHMSESGHYRDDNKDKEEERGKRWSKPRKRSLMEMEGKEDAQKVLKCMYCGHSFESLQDLSVHMIKTKHYQKVPLKEPMPALVSKLVPPTRKRAFQDLVSPCSPESVHNTPGVHLGETSKDQKVVNPYVTANNRYGYQNGASYTWQFEARKAQILKCMECGSSHDTLQQLTAHMMVTGHFLKVTNSASKKGKQLMFDPVVEENIQSIPLPPTSTRLPAPNVKSQPDSPPLHSSPTEEKREKHEENMDMREPEKKIKEEKEDLTEKCEKAGKAGHYKYLTEEDLEETPKGGLDILKSLEFTVSSAISKAQTGTPTWGGAGYPSIHAAYQLQGPLKSSMQSVQVVQPLFSTSSLKMMSSDSNNLIHSPSSPSPPPSHKNNVLAMEELVEKVTGKVTVKKEKEEKTLENKCKVRSAKSPSPLSKERKGSPKADSLNKPVKNIAVEDQSEPRSREGEAKDNKADPPTKNGTDLPKTAVGNGCNSLGIITDHSPEQPFVNPLSALQSIMNNHLGKASKTATLYLDPLAKLYKISNNMLEKPMNNSTQVKQVQSINRFYDNNDQPMDLTKSKNTNGLTANSTSTTLNSTTNCTTSNSNRPILSSLSETLSSQNALMDISDMVKNLTGRQTPKSSTPSSISEKSDADNSAFEDGLEELSAVQKRKGRQSNWNPQHLLILQAQFTSCLRETSDGKFVMTDLGPQERVHICKFTGLSLTTISHWLANVKYQLRRTGGTKFLKNIDSGQPLFLCSDCASQFRTPSSYINHLESHLGFSMKDLSKLSIDHIREQQAVTRMITDKTFSSLGLTEEDSGSVFQCTLCNRTFVSKHAVKLHLSKTHGKSPEDHLIFVTELEKFDKA from the coding sequence CTTATGGGGACGAGGAGGAATTTAAGGCTGATGACAAGATCGATGAGGAGCACCTGCAGGACGATGGCCTCTCCTTAGATGGCCATGACGGCGAGTACCTCTGCAACGAGGATGACGATGGCGGGGACCGATTCAGCTTCCAGAACTCCCCGCTCAGCAATGGGACCAACCCGGACGCCGGCTACGCCTCTCCGCTCAGCGATACCAGCGACCAGCTTATCGACTTCCAGAGCACTCCCTCCAAGGACGGACttgacaaggaggaggaagaggtaatCAGAGGAGAAGTAGAACACCTGAAGGTCCCCAACGGCCTGTCTCTGCAGGACAGCCTGGCACAGATGAAAGCTGTCTATGCAAACCTGATCTCGGACGCCTCTTGGTCCAGCATCACCATGGACATGCTGAGAAGTAACAGCAACAAGGTCAGCAGTGTGATCAGCAACAGCAATGGAAGCAGCCACAAGGGGAGCAACGTTAACCCTAACAGTCATGCTAACAGCCTTGTGAACAATAATAACCACAccaacagcaacagcagcagtgGCACCTCTGCCCCTACCAACACTACCGGCAACACTACCGCTACAAGCACCGCTAATACTTTCAACAATGGCACTGGCGTCAGCACTGGCAGCACCGGTGGAGTGGCCTACGACTGGCACCAAGCAGCTTTGGCCAAAACCCTGCAACATACACCATACAACCTCCTCCCCGAGCCGAGCCTCTTCAGCACTGTGCAGCTCTACCGGCAGAACAACAAGCTCTATGGACCGGTATTCACCGGTGCCAGCAAGTTTCGGTGCAAGGATTGCAGCGGAGCCTATGACACACTGGTGGGGCTCACGGTGCACATGAGCGAGTCAGGCCACTACCGTGACGACAACAAGGATAAGGAGGAGGAGCGGGGAAAGAGGTGGTCTAAGCCCCGTAAGCGCTCCCTCATGGAGATGGAAGGAAAGGAGGATGCTCAAAAGGTGCTCAAGTGCATGTACTGCGGCCACTCCTTTGAATCCCTGCAGGACCTGAGCGTCCACATGATCAAAACGAAACACTACCAGAAAGTGCCTCTCAAAGAACCCATGCCAGCCCTTGTCTCAAAGCTGGTGCCCCCTACCAGAAAAAGAGCATTTCAGGACTTGGTGTCCCCGTGCTCACCAGAGTCTGTCCACAACACACCTGGTGTACACCTGGGAGAGACCTCAAAAGACCAGAAAGTGGTTAACCCCTATGTCACAGCAAATAACCGATATGGCTACCAAAATGGCGCCAGTTACACCTGGCAGTTTGAGGCGCGTAAGGCCCAGATCCTCAAATGCATGGAGTGCGGGAGTTCCCACGACACCCTGCAACAACTGACAGCCCACATGATGGTCACAGGACACTTTCTGAAAGTGACCAACTCAGCATCCAAAAAGGGGAAGCAGTTGATGTTTGACCCCGTGGTTGAGGAAAATATACAGTCCATTCCTCTCCCTCCGACCTCTACACGACTCCCGGCGCCCAATGTGAAGTCCCAGCCTGATTCTCCTCCCCTGCACTCCTCCCCCACTGAAGAGAAAAGGGAGAAACATGAGGAGAACATGGATATGCGTGAACCAGAGAAGAAGAtcaaagaggagaaagaggatcTGACTGAGAAATGTGAGAAAGCTGGCAAGGCTGGACATTACAAGTATCTCACAGAGGAAGACCTGGAGGAAACTCCCAAAGGAGGTCTGGATATCCTGAAGTCCTTAGAGTTCACAGTGTCAAGTGCCATCAGCAAGGCCCAGACTGGGACGCCCACCTGGGGTGGTGCTGGCTACCCTAGCATCCACGCTGCCTACCAGCTCCAGGGGCCTCTGAAGTCCTCCATGCAGAGTGTCCAGGTGGTTCAACCCTTGTTCAGCACTAGCAGCTTGAAGATGATGTCCTCTGACTCCAACAATCTGATCCACTCTCCGAGCAGCCCTTCCCCACCTCCAAGCCACAAGAACAATGTGTTGGCCATGGAAGAGCTGGTGGAAAAAGTCACAGGGAAGGTCACTgtgaagaaggagaaggaggaaaaGACCTTAGAAAATAAATGCAAAGTGAGGTCTGCCAAGTCTCCCTCCCCACTGTCCAAGGAGAGGAAGGGGTCACCCAAGGCAGATAGCCTCAACAAGCCAGTGAAAAACATTGCTGTAGAGGATCAGAGCGAGCCtagaagcagagagggagaggcaaaAGACAACAAAGCAGATCCGCCAACGAAGAATGGAACAGACCTGCCAAAAACGGCAGTCGGCAACGGCTGTAACAGCTTGGGAATCATCACTGATCACTCACCTGAGCAGCCTTTTGTCAACCCCCTCAGTGCGTTGCAATCCATCATGAACAATCACTTGGGAAAGGCCTCAAAGACGGCCACCCTCTATTTAGACCCTCTGGCGAAGCTGTACAAGATCAGTAACAACATGCTGGAGAAGCCCATGAACAACTCCACTCAGGTCAAACAAGTTCAGTCAATCAATCGATTCTATGACAACAACGACCAGCCCATGGACTTGACAAAATCCAAAAACACTAACGGACTAACTGCTAACAGCACCTCCACTACGCTAAACAGCACTACCAACTGTACTACCAGTAACAGCAACAGACCCATCCTCTCAAGCTTGTCTGAAACTCTCTCGTCCCAAAATGCTTTGATGGACATCTCCGACATGGTCAAGAACCTGACTGGCCGTCAGACACCCAAATCCTCCACCCCGTCCTCCATCTCTGAGAAATCTGACGCGGACAACAGCGCCTTTGaggatggcttggaggagctctCTGCAGTCCAGAAAAGGAAAGGGCGGCAGTCCAACTGGAATCCTCAGCACCTCCTTATCCTTCAGGCCCAGTTTACCTCCTGTCTCCGGGAGACGTCTGACGGCAAGTTCGTCATGACTGACCTAGGCCCCCAGGAGCGGGTCCACATCTGCAAGTTCACCGGTCTCTCCTTGACCACTATCTCCCATTGGCTGGCCAACGTCAAGTACCAGCTGAGGAGGACAGGTGGGACAAAATTCCTGAAGAACATTGACTCGGGCCAGCCCCTGTTTCTGTGCAGTGACTGTGCCTCTCAGTTTAGGACTCCTTCTTCTTACATAAATCATTTGGAGTCCCACTTAGGCTTTAGCATGAAGGACCTCTCCAAGCTTTCCATAGATCACATTAGGGAGCAGCAGGCAGTTACCAGAATGATAACGGACAAGACTTTCAGTTCCCTGGGACTTACTGAGGAAGACTCAGGCTCTGTATTTCAGTGCACGCTGTGCAATCGGACCTTTGTCAGCAAGCATGCGGTCAAGCTTCACCTTAGCAAAACACATGGCAAGTCGCCGGAAGACCACCTGATCTTTGTCACTGAACTAGAAAAGTTTGATAAAGCCTAA